The following is a genomic window from Flavobacterium crassostreae.
ATCGTAGTGACTTTCCGTGTTTGCCTACATAAATCTCGCCTGTGGCATAAAACCCTAAGCTACTCTTAAAAGAAGACGAAGCATTAGAAAAACTAGAGGCATACTCCTGCCCTGTGTTTTTGCCGTGAGCAACTAAGGTATTAAATAAAACGGTATTGGTTTTAAGATCAATCACCCACAACCTATTGGAATTGGAAGACATGCTAAAATCAATTACGGTCAAAACCTCTTTATGTACCAAACCTTGTTCTTTGAGCTGTTGGAATCCTTTTAACGCTTTGGCAAAAACTTCTAATTTGGGCAAAACAAAGCTATTGGAGTCCAAACTTTTGTAAACAATTTCTTCCTTTGTTTCTAAGGGTTTTGTAGTAACGGCTGCAAATTCTGTAGGTTTAGAATTTTGGGCGGGTTTAAAATTTTTTGCTTCAGTAGTTACTAAATTGGTTTGGAATACTAAAAAAAGCATCCACGCTAGTGCTGGAATAAAAGTATAATTCATT
Proteins encoded in this region:
- a CDS encoding murein L,D-transpeptidase catalytic domain family protein yields the protein MNYTFIPALAWMLFLVFQTNLVTTEAKNFKPAQNSKPTEFAAVTTKPLETKEEIVYKSLDSNSFVLPKLEVFAKALKGFQQLKEQGLVHKEVLTVIDFSMSSNSNRLWVIDLKTNTVLFNTLVAHGKNTGQEYASSFSNASSSFKSSLGFYATGEIYVGKHGKSLRLDGLEKGINSNARDRAVVIHGADYVSEHFIKNNSRLGRSLGCPAIPVALTNQIIQTIKDKSCLFIYYPSNTYKIASQLIS